Proteins from one Prosthecobacter sp. genomic window:
- a CDS encoding SEL1-like repeat protein, giving the protein MDSDPLPSRGYLRAIFENGDAEEQFEFGERYARGEGVCEDAIEAVKWYRKAAEQGYAKAQYNLGVHYANGDGVPKDVGEAVKWCRKAAEQGYAKAQCSLGVRCTKGEGVPKDVEEAVKWFRQAAEQGHAIAQYNLGVHYTKGEGVPKNVEEAVKWYRKAAEQGNANAQFSLGVRCSNGDGVPKNAEEAVKWYRKAAEQGYANAQSQLGVCYLNGQGVSKDAEQAVRWFRKAAEQGLANAQCSLGVRYDQGEGVPKDAEEAVRWFRMAAEQGLASAQYNLGMSSGKGVGVPKDAEEAVKWYRKAAEQGYANAQYNLGVCYRDGEGVPKDAEEKVKWYRMAAEQGHAGAQNNLGVCYRDGQGVPRDFVLAYKWANLAAASLPMAAELRDEIEAKLPKASLMKAQQLSREFHVNSGESKSG; this is encoded by the coding sequence ATGGACTCAGATCCGCTTCCAAGTCGAGGATATCTCAGGGCTATTTTTGAGAATGGCGATGCGGAAGAGCAATTTGAATTTGGCGAGCGTTATGCCCGAGGGGAGGGAGTGTGCGAGGATGCCATTGAGGCAGTGAAGTGGTATCGCAAGGCTGCTGAGCAGGGATATGCGAAGGCGCAATACAATCTCGGCGTGCACTATGCTAACGGGGATGGAGTTCCCAAGGATGTCGGGGAGGCGGTGAAGTGGTGTCGCAAGGCCGCTGAACAGGGATATGCGAAGGCGCAATGCAGTCTGGGAGTCCGCTGCACCAAAGGAGAAGGAGTGCCCAAGGATGTCGAGGAGGCAGTGAAGTGGTTTCGCCAAGCCGCTGAACAGGGACATGCGATTGCGCAATACAATCTCGGCGTTCACTACACCAAAGGGGAAGGAGTGCCCAAGAATGTTGAGGAGGCGGTGAAGTGGTACCGTAAGGCCGCTGAACAGGGAAATGCGAATGCGCAATTTAGTCTAGGTGTCCGCTGCTCCAATGGAGATGGAGTGCCCAAGAATGCTGAGGAGGCAGTGAAGTGGTATCGCAAGGCCGCTGAACAGGGCTATGCGAATGCGCAATCCCAACTCGGAGTTTGCTACCTCAATGGTCAGGGAGTGTCCAAGGACGCTGAGCAGGCCGTGAGGTGGTTTCGCAAGGCCGCTGAACAGGGGCTGGCGAATGCACAATGCAGCCTCGGCGTGCGCTACGACCAAGGGGAAGGAGTGCCCAAGGACGCTGAGGAGGCCGTGAGGTGGTTTCGCATGGCCGCTGAACAGGGGCTGGCAAGTGCGCAATACAATCTCGGAATGAGCTCCGGCAAAGGTGTCGGAGTGCCCAAGGATGCTGAGGAGGCAGTGAAATGGTATCGCAAGGCCGCTGAACAGGGCTATGCGAATGCGCAATACAATCTCGGAGTGTGCTACCGCGATGGTGAGGGGGTGCCCAAGGATGCTGAGGAGAAGGTGAAGTGGTATCGCATGGCCGCAGAACAGGGGCATGCGGGTGCGCAAAACAATCTCGGAGTGTGCTACCGCGATGGGCAAGGTGTCCCAAGGGACTTTGTATTGGCTTACAAATGGGCAAACTTAGCGGCAGCGAGTCTTCCAATGGCAGCCGAATTGAGGGATGAAATCGAGGCCAAACTTCCCAAGGCATCGCTGATGAAGGCGCAACAATTGTCGCGCGAGTTCCATGTTAATTCAGGGGAATCGAAGTCAGGTTGA
- a CDS encoding arylsulfatase: protein MIRLLLLSLLGALSVHAELAGKRPNIIFLLTDDQGYGDMSCHGNPVLKTPNMDRLNAEGVHFEDFCVSPTCAPTRSALLTGRHEFKNGITHTILERERLTPQATTLAQVLKTAGYTTGIFGKWHLGDEPDYWPSARGFDESFTHGAGGIGQSYPGSCGDAPGNKYFDPAILHNGTFEKTKGYCTDVFFAQAKKWIESVKGKQPFYCHIATNAPHGPYIARPEDKALFDGKVEGDDAASFFGMLHNIDENLGLLLAKLKEWGIENDTLVIFMNDNGGTAGVKTYNAGLRAAKGSPWMGGIKASSLWRWPGTLKSAPVTKLTAHIDFFPTLAELAGARLTDDVKAQVEGRSLVPLLENPNAEWADRQLFTHVGRWPKDADPQKYQFTNCSVRMSRWHLVNANAARGGPAKNNAKGKKAKAAPKAPAGTASKDANAIVRAGPEPMPASWQLFDLQADPGEQTDLAVANPDIVKQLATAYDQWWDSVQPLLVNEKAPLAAENPFKTLYQKQFGGK, encoded by the coding sequence ATGATCCGTCTTCTCCTTCTCTCCCTCCTCGGTGCCTTGAGTGTTCACGCCGAACTGGCCGGCAAGCGCCCGAACATCATCTTCCTGCTCACCGACGACCAGGGCTACGGCGACATGAGCTGCCACGGCAATCCCGTGCTCAAGACGCCGAACATGGACCGCCTCAATGCCGAGGGCGTCCACTTTGAGGATTTCTGCGTCAGCCCCACCTGCGCTCCGACACGCTCCGCGCTGCTCACCGGTCGCCACGAATTCAAAAACGGCATCACGCACACCATCCTCGAACGCGAACGCCTCACGCCGCAGGCCACCACGCTGGCGCAGGTGCTGAAAACGGCGGGCTACACCACCGGCATCTTCGGCAAATGGCATCTCGGTGACGAACCCGACTACTGGCCCAGCGCGCGCGGCTTTGACGAATCGTTCACCCACGGTGCCGGTGGCATCGGCCAGAGCTATCCCGGCAGTTGCGGCGATGCGCCGGGCAACAAGTACTTCGACCCCGCCATCCTGCACAACGGCACCTTCGAGAAGACGAAAGGCTACTGCACCGATGTGTTCTTCGCGCAGGCGAAAAAGTGGATCGAAAGCGTGAAGGGCAAGCAGCCCTTCTACTGCCACATCGCCACCAACGCCCCGCACGGCCCCTACATCGCGCGCCCCGAGGACAAGGCGCTGTTCGACGGCAAGGTCGAGGGCGATGACGCCGCCAGCTTCTTCGGCATGCTGCACAACATCGACGAAAATCTCGGCCTGCTGCTCGCCAAGCTGAAGGAATGGGGCATCGAGAACGACACGCTCGTCATCTTCATGAACGACAACGGCGGCACCGCCGGGGTGAAGACCTACAACGCCGGACTCCGTGCCGCCAAAGGCTCGCCATGGATGGGCGGCATCAAGGCCAGCAGCCTCTGGCGCTGGCCCGGCACGCTCAAGTCCGCACCCGTCACCAAGCTCACCGCCCACATCGACTTCTTCCCCACCCTCGCCGAACTCGCCGGTGCCAGGCTCACCGATGACGTGAAAGCTCAGGTCGAAGGCCGCAGCCTCGTCCCGCTGCTTGAAAATCCGAACGCCGAATGGGCCGACCGCCAGCTCTTCACCCACGTCGGCCGCTGGCCGAAGGACGCCGATCCGCAGAAATACCAGTTCACCAATTGCAGCGTCCGCATGAGCCGCTGGCATCTCGTCAACGCCAACGCCGCCCGCGGCGGCCCCGCCAAAAACAACGCCAAAGGCAAGAAGGCCAAAGCCGCGCCCAAAGCACCCGCTGGCACCGCCTCCAAAGACGCCAACGCCATCGTGCGCGCCGGACCCGAGCCCATGCCCGCCTCCTGGCAGCTCTTTGACCTCCAGGCCGACCCCGGCGAACAAACCGACCTCGCCGTCGCGAATCCCGACATCGTAAAACAACTCGCCACCGCCTACGACCAATGGTGGGACAGCGTCCAGCCGCTGCTCGTGAACGAAAAAGCCCCGCTCGCCGCCGAGAACCCGTTCAAGACGCTGTATCAAAAGCAGTTTGGGGGGAAGTGA
- a CDS encoding NAD(P)/FAD-dependent oxidoreductase, whose protein sequence is MNTDSSNQPRVVIIGAGFGGLAAAKALGGQPVQVTVLDRENHHLFQPLLYQVATAGLSPANIAQPVRSILRRHENIEVLMANVTGFDLEQKRVLAGGRSVPFDYLIVATGARHGYFGHPEWEAFAPGLKTLEDALDIRRRLLLAFEKAEAESDPVERERLLTFVIVGAGPTGVEMAGAISEIARETMLRDFRRIDPREAQVILLDAAERVLPVFDAELSRKAEEQLRHLKVTVRLGVSVQDINAEGVRTNDGFIHARTVIWAAGNAASPLVKALPGTFDRAGRIQISETLQLPDAPHIYVIGDTALCLGKDKKPLPGVSPVAMQQGAHAVRNILAQIEGRPLKPFAYWDRGSMATIGRHRAVADVNFAKFSGLPAWLAWVFVHLIFLMSFRNRVSVFMIWVWSYFTRAQGARLITGKK, encoded by the coding sequence ATGAACACCGACTCTTCCAACCAACCGCGCGTGGTGATCATCGGCGCTGGATTCGGCGGACTGGCGGCAGCGAAGGCGCTGGGCGGTCAGCCGGTGCAGGTCACGGTGCTGGATCGGGAGAACCATCATCTGTTTCAACCGCTGCTGTATCAGGTCGCCACAGCGGGACTCTCGCCCGCGAACATCGCGCAGCCGGTGCGCAGTATTCTGCGGCGGCATGAAAACATCGAAGTGCTGATGGCGAATGTGACGGGCTTTGATCTGGAACAGAAGCGTGTGCTCGCAGGCGGACGCAGCGTGCCGTTTGATTACCTCATCGTCGCCACCGGCGCGCGGCATGGTTATTTCGGCCACCCGGAGTGGGAGGCGTTCGCGCCGGGCCTCAAAACGCTCGAAGACGCGCTCGACATCCGCCGCCGCCTGCTGCTGGCGTTTGAAAAGGCCGAGGCGGAAAGTGATCCGGTCGAGCGTGAGCGGCTGCTGACGTTTGTCATCGTCGGCGCAGGCCCCACCGGAGTCGAAATGGCCGGGGCGATCTCGGAAATCGCGCGTGAGACGATGCTGCGCGACTTCCGGCGCATCGATCCGCGTGAGGCGCAGGTCATTTTGCTCGACGCGGCGGAGCGTGTGCTGCCGGTGTTTGACGCGGAGCTTTCACGCAAGGCGGAGGAGCAGCTACGGCATCTGAAGGTCACGGTGCGACTCGGCGTGAGCGTGCAGGACATCAACGCGGAGGGCGTGAGAACCAATGATGGCTTCATCCATGCACGCACGGTGATCTGGGCCGCAGGCAATGCCGCGTCGCCGTTGGTGAAAGCACTGCCGGGCACGTTTGACCGCGCCGGGCGTATTCAGATCAGCGAGACGCTGCAACTGCCGGACGCGCCGCACATTTATGTCATCGGCGACACGGCGCTGTGCCTCGGCAAGGACAAGAAGCCGCTGCCCGGCGTCTCACCGGTGGCGATGCAGCAGGGGGCGCATGCGGTGCGCAATATTCTGGCGCAGATCGAGGGGCGGCCACTCAAACCCTTCGCCTACTGGGATCGCGGCAGCATGGCGACGATTGGCCGGCATCGCGCGGTGGCGGATGTGAACTTCGCGAAATTCAGCGGCCTGCCCGCGTGGCTGGCCTGGGTCTTCGTGCATCTGATCTTCCTCATGAGCTTCCGCAACCGCGTCTCCGTCTTCATGATCTGGGTGTGGTCGTATTTCACCCGGGCGCAGGGAGCGCGGCTGATCACAGGCAAAAAATGA
- a CDS encoding DUF2971 domain-containing protein, protein MKKNPSFENSSAWKRAVIDRLDGNYVFTDHLEEIQSEIDRYLPKFLYRYRSASNVNHVASLLAGEEWMASPLTFNDPYDSGFAINFERLEASIMTPDAIEVIWQKQNLDAEFDSKTKQEILSSPKPLDALMRALLAQSPLHQTNKDQIVEEVWRRQQEAMRDEMRDSVRICCFSEDATSILMWSHYADYHRGFVIEYDIEAFSADQRTAFFPVDYRDGLPDTDGVFLNRTKANLFWRVAAACMKAIYWRYEREWRLITWNTAFSGKFEGSAHPIQMPKPARVLLGAKIEPRNQRLIEHICKARGIHCPPMKLEPGGFQIDTAS, encoded by the coding sequence ATGAAAAAGAACCCGTCTTTTGAGAACAGCTCAGCATGGAAACGTGCTGTCATTGACCGCCTTGATGGAAACTACGTATTCACAGATCATCTGGAGGAAATTCAGTCGGAAATTGACCGGTATCTTCCCAAGTTTCTTTATCGCTACCGATCAGCATCCAACGTGAATCATGTTGCCAGCTTGTTGGCAGGTGAGGAGTGGATGGCTTCTCCGCTGACCTTTAATGATCCGTATGACAGCGGTTTCGCGATCAATTTCGAGCGTTTGGAAGCAAGCATCATGACACCTGATGCCATAGAGGTAATTTGGCAGAAACAGAATCTTGATGCGGAGTTCGACTCCAAAACCAAGCAAGAAATTCTTTCGAGTCCGAAACCCCTTGATGCTCTCATGCGTGCGCTTTTGGCGCAAAGCCCCCTTCATCAGACAAACAAAGATCAGATAGTAGAGGAAGTATGGAGGCGGCAGCAAGAAGCCATGCGCGACGAGATGAGGGATAGTGTACGAATATGTTGCTTCAGTGAGGACGCGACATCCATCCTCATGTGGAGCCACTATGCCGACTATCATCGCGGATTCGTCATCGAGTATGACATCGAGGCATTTTCAGCCGATCAGCGTACCGCCTTCTTTCCGGTGGACTACCGGGATGGACTGCCTGACACCGACGGGGTTTTCCTGAACCGCACCAAGGCCAATCTGTTTTGGAGAGTTGCAGCGGCCTGCATGAAGGCAATTTACTGGAGATATGAGCGTGAGTGGAGGTTGATCACCTGGAATACAGCCTTTTCAGGAAAATTTGAGGGTAGCGCACACCCGATCCAAATGCCAAAACCAGCTCGTGTGCTGTTAGGAGCCAAGATCGAGCCTCGAAACCAACGACTGATCGAACATATCTGCAAAGCAAGAGGCATCCACTGCCCGCCGATGAAGCTAGAGCCGGGCGGGTTTCAAATTGATACTGCATCTTAA